A region of the Chryseobacterium gotjawalense genome:
ATTACAACCCAAAACTACGCTTACAATATTTTTCCCAATATCGTGAACGTCGCCTTTTACGGTCGCCATCAGTATTTTTCCGTTAGTCTTTTGGGTTTGATCTTTTTGAGCTTCAATAAAAGGCTGCAGATAAGCCACGGCTTTTTTCATGACTCTCGCCGATTTCACTACCTGCGGAAGGAACATTTTTCCACTCCCGAAAAGATCGCCTACAACGCCCATTCCGGTCATCAAATTAATTTCAATAACATCCAAAGGTCTTGACGAAAGTTGCCGCGCTTCTTCAACATCTTCGATGATAAAACGGTCGGTTCCTTTTACCAAAGCGTGAGTAATCCTATTTTGTAAGGGTTCTTTTCGCCATTCCAGTTCCTCAACGAGTTCTTTTTTGGTTGATTTTACCCTTTCGGAATAATCGAGAAGCCTTTCTGTAGCATCGTCTCTCCGGTCAAGCATCACATCTTCTACGAGGTCGAGAAGTTCCTTTGGGATTTCATCATACACTTCGAGCATTGATGGATTTACGATTCCCATATTCATTCCCGCTTTGATGGCGTGATACAGAAAAACCGAATGCATTGCTTCCCGAACATTATCATTCCCTCTGAAAGAGAAGGAAACATTGGAAACTCCACCGCTTACTGAAACATTCGGAAGGTTTTCTTTAACCCATTTTGTGGCTTCAATAAAATCCAGCGCATTTCTTCGGTGCTCTTCCATTCCGGTGGCAACAGGAAAAATATTGAGATCGAAAATAATATCCTCCGAAGGAAAACCTATTTCGTTGAACAAAATATCGTAGGACCGTCTGCATATTTCAATACGTCTGTCGTAATTATCAGCCTGCCCATTTTCATCAAAAGCCATTACAATTACCGCAGCTCCGTAACGTTTTACTTTTTTTGCGTGATTTTTAAATTCTTCCTCCCCTTCTTTCAAACTGATGGAATTCACCACACATTTTCCCTGAACGACCTGTAAACCGGCTTCCAGAATTTCCCATTTTGAAGAATCGATCATGATTGGGATCCGCGAAATATCAGGTTCAGAAGCAATTAAATTTAAAAACTTAACCATGGATGCTTTTCCGTCTAAAAGTCCGTCATCAAAATTAACGTCAAGCACCAGAGCGCCGCCTTCAACCTGATGTCGGGCAATATCCAGCGCTTCGGAAAATTTTTCTTCTTTTATTAAACGGAGAAATTTTTTGGAACCGGCTACATTGGTTCTTTCCCCAACGTTAATAAAATTGGATTCGGGAGTTATAATTAAAGGTTCGAGACCTGAGAGTTTTAGATATTTCATTTTTTTTTAATCTATTTAAAAGCCACGAAGTGGCGTAATCATCAACATTGGGTGCAGCCCAATGAAATCGATATGAGGTGGAATCAAAGCCACGAAGTGGCGCAATCCTTTCTCCCTCTCAATCCCAAATATATCTCTCATCATATTCAACATTATATTTCTTTAAAAATGCTAAAAATTCGTCCTGAAATGATTTCGTTTTGTGATGTTCTTCTTGGTTAATTATATAATTTTTCACAATTTCAATTTCCTTTGGATTTACAGAAAATGCTCCGTAGCCATTTTGCCAATAAAAGTTTTGGAAATCACTACCTTTTGTTTTAATCCATTTTGAAGAATGTGATTTTACCTCTTCTAATAATTTCATTAGTGTAATTTTTTTCGATAATAAACATAAGATATGCACGTGATCTCTATAACCTCCAACTTGAACTGGATCGCATTCCAGACCTTTACAAATACCTCCTAAATATTTAAACAGTTCTTCCTGTATTGCATCCGTTATCATAGGATTTCTGTGTTTGGTTGAAAAAACCAAATGCACATAAATTTTATTTAAAGATTGCCCCATTGTGTATATTTTTTAATTAACCATTTCATCGGTGACGTTAGATTTCGGTCTTTCAGACCTCTTCTAGTCATTTTCTCTAATTTTCATTGGGCGGCGCTCCGCTTACCCAATGCTTTTGATTTCGCCACTTCGTGGCTCTATGATCACATTCAATAATTATTGATCTAAGATTTTACACTAATTTTACGAGGCAGATAATCTTTCACCAAATCAGCGATGGCTTTGATGTGAGGCGGCGTTGTTCCGCAGCAACCACCGATGATATTGATTAAACCTTTCTCAGCATATTCTCTGATTTGTTCGGCCATAAATTCCGGGGATTCGTCGTATTGCCCGAAAGCGTTCGGAAGTCCTGCATTTGGATAGGCCGAAATATAAAAATCAGAATTATTGGAAAGTGTTTCCAAATATGGGGTGAGCTGCTCTGCACCAAGCGCGCAGTTGAAACCAACACTTAAAAGATTTAAATGTGAAACTGAGATGAGAAATGCTTCCGCAGTTTGTCCGCTTAGTGTCCGTCCGGAAGCGTCAGTAATCGTTCCGGAAACCATAATTGGAATTTTTATGTTTCTTTCTTCCTGAATTTCATCAATCGCGAAAAGTGCTGCTTTTGCATTCAGCGTATCGAAAACAGTTTCTACTAAAAGAATATCTGAACCGCCGTCTAAAAGTGCTTCTGACTGCTGTTTATAAGCAATTCTTAATTCATCAAAAGTAATTGCACGAAAACCCGGATCATTAACATCCGGACTTAAACTTGCGGTTTTATTGGTTGGACCGATTGATCCGGCGACAAATCTTGGTTTTTCGGGATTTTTTGTGGTGAATTCGTCGCATACTTTTCTTGCAATTTTTGCAGATTCATAATTGAGGTCGTAAACTAAATCCTCCATATGGTAATCAGCCATCGCGATGGTCGTTCCGGAAAAGGTGTTGGTTTCGATAATGTCGGCTCCGGCTTCCAGATATTTGCGGTGAACTTCTTCGATCGCCTGAGGCTGCGTAAGGGAAAGCAAATCATTGTTTCCCTTTAAAGGATGTTCCCAATTTATGAATCTTTCGCCGCGGTAATCTTCTTCTGAAAATTTATAGCGCTGCAGCATCGTTCCCATCGCACCATCGAGCACGAGAATTCTTTCGTTTAAAGCTTTATAAAGTGATGTTGTATTTTTCATCTTTTTTCTTTTTCCTATGAATGAATTCATAGGTTAATATATCGTTCGTCGCGCTGCGACTTGTTAAGTTTAAATAAATAAAAAAGGAACCTATTTGTTTTCCGACAATCTTAAAATATCTCCGAAAACGCCCCGAGCAGTTACTTTTGCACCTGCGCCGGCTCCCATAATGACAATGGGATTATCGCCATAACTTTCAGTATAGATTTCAAATATAGAATCTGAACCTTTTAACTGTCCAAGAGCAGAATGGGCAGGAACAGAAATCAACTGAACATCGAGCTCGCCTTTTTCCTGCTGCAAATCGCCATGCAAATCGCCGACGAAACGCAGAACATGATTTTCCTTCTGATTCTTTTTCAATTCTTCAAAATGCGCATCTAAAAGATTTAAATTGTTAAGAAATTCACGTTGATCAATCTTTGACAAATGTTCAGGAATTAGACTTTCAACATGGATGTCGCTAAATTCATTACTTAAATCGAGCTCTCTGGCCAGAATTAATAATTTTCGGGCGACATCATTTCCTGAAAGGTCTTCACGTGGATCGGGCTCTGTGAATCCTTGCTCCATTGCTTCTTTTAAAATCGTAGAAAATTTCTCATCCCGAACTGAAAAATTATTAAAAATATAACTGAGAGAACCGGAGAAAACGCCTTTAATCCTGGTAATATTTTCTCCCGACAAATGCAGTAATTTAATCGTATCAATTAACGGCAATCCAGCTCCAACATTTGTTTCATATAAATATTTTTTATTTCTCTTATTTAAAATACGTCGGAAATCCCGGTATTCAGAAATCGATAAAGTGTTGAAAATCTTGTTGGATGAAACCAGATCGAAACCGTTTTCTGCCAAGAGCGTATAGTTTTTTACAAAATCGGCACTTGCGGTATTATCGACGACGATTAGATTTTCGAGTTGATTAACTTGTGAAAACTGTATTAAAGAATCCATG
Encoded here:
- the tnpA gene encoding IS200/IS605 family transposase; the encoded protein is MGQSLNKIYVHLVFSTKHRNPMITDAIQEELFKYLGGICKGLECDPVQVGGYRDHVHILCLLSKKITLMKLLEEVKSHSSKWIKTKGSDFQNFYWQNGYGAFSVNPKEIEIVKNYIINQEEHHKTKSFQDEFLAFLKKYNVEYDERYIWD
- a CDS encoding ACT domain-containing protein, whose protein sequence is MKNKTEIKILKNRSIIKFEGKDFSGEVGIDGRIFKALTYARISVGVISQQAIENGISVLVNESDSEKAVNCLIDEFEKERKSGKVSQIFSINNVSVLGFVAQDFNKIMSELARNNIFPLILNQIAAENRVNIVVTSLQDEKAKNIIEAEINLKPKTVHLAVIGHGKVGSTLIEQVLKNSKEIRSRKNLDLKIIAVANSRKIAFNKSGFNENWEQDVLVAEHESNMDSLIQFSQVNQLENLIVVDNTASADFVKNYTLLAENGFDLVSSNKIFNTLSISEYRDFRRILNKRNKKYLYETNVGAGLPLIDTIKLLHLSGENITRIKGVFSGSLSYIFNNFSVRDEKFSTILKEAMEQGFTEPDPREDLSGNDVARKLLILARELDLSNEFSDIHVESLIPEHLSKIDQREFLNNLNLLDAHFEELKKNQKENHVLRFVGDLHGDLQQEKGELDVQLISVPAHSALGQLKGSDSIFEIYTESYGDNPIVIMGAGAGAKVTARGVFGDILRLSENK
- a CDS encoding homocysteine S-methyltransferase family protein, encoding MKNTTSLYKALNERILVLDGAMGTMLQRYKFSEEDYRGERFINWEHPLKGNNDLLSLTQPQAIEEVHRKYLEAGADIIETNTFSGTTIAMADYHMEDLVYDLNYESAKIARKVCDEFTTKNPEKPRFVAGSIGPTNKTASLSPDVNDPGFRAITFDELRIAYKQQSEALLDGGSDILLVETVFDTLNAKAALFAIDEIQEERNIKIPIMVSGTITDASGRTLSGQTAEAFLISVSHLNLLSVGFNCALGAEQLTPYLETLSNNSDFYISAYPNAGLPNAFGQYDESPEFMAEQIREYAEKGLINIIGGCCGTTPPHIKAIADLVKDYLPRKISVKS